ATACCCAAATACAATCCATTCTGACGGTTATCCACAATTATCGGGTTTAATGGTTAGAATTGCCATCCCTAGCTATCATGGGCTAGATTTGGAGGATATTTGAGGTTAAAACGTGGCTGGTCAGTTCCCTTACAGATTCTCCTAGCTTAATTAGGACTTTATTTTCtagtatattttattattatttggtttcctagttgGAACAAAAGACTTTTATTTAGGGATTATGCGATAGCTTATGTAAAAGGATATAAGGCTTTGGCCGGCCCTAGTTTTTCTActttctcttttatgcaactttggagatAGGAAATTGGTTAGGGTTCTTTAATAATTTCAGACTAttactttaaggtgttttcattctttttattcataataatattttctaatattttaattatgaatatgcctAACTAATCCATTTTGCTAGGGcaaagccttgagccttagcatgaatatgtaaatttttatttgattgcttaggattgattgcatgcatgctTTGACTTATTGATCACTGTGCTTaaactgtcacatcccgggctcgactctgccgtagcacgatattgtccgctttgggacccgaccacgccctcacagttttgtttttgggaactcacgcgagcagaacttcccagtgggtcacccatcctgggaatgctctggcccccttctcgcttaacttcggagttcttatGGAACATGAATctagtgagcttccaaaatgcctcttgctaggtagagatgagaatatacatataaggcttacatgatccactcccctggacgatgtggaatgttacataaattatctaattgtcttaatgttGGATCACCATTaagatctttagaaaagtaatttgatgcaattttggtcggaacgttccctgaaattgacgctggcttcttgtggttgataattgtaatttcacttaagatgaacaccatgtcttaagggttgcatggtttttcaaagggtttcaCAAAAAATATTGAGTCcctcatgttcatatttgatccgaacgtctggacggattgcatgttagatatacgttcgattttggaggttccaagtagaatatatattaggaaaacctaacattcAAAGGGGCATGTGtatatcataagtaattggtaaaaatacaTAAGATTGCTAGGTGaaggtggaaccctagtgcttttataaattggtatttaaaactcttttcttttatcGTATTAATTTTGGGCGAgtttactatttctttttaattaaaatttgtttttaatatcacccaaattcaaaatctcatttctcaatttttaattttaagtagttaattaggaattgtttttacataaattatttaaatagtCATTGTGGAGAACGTCATTGCATGagcatttatactacaaaatcattgtactcttgcaagtattttgtgtgattttaacCTCTTTTTGTAGgtactaaaaatcctatcacGAAGCTAAAAGGAAGGGAAGATTCGTACTCTaaaaaagggtaatgctagggagattaaatttgtagactaaattttggaaattaaaggacatggaagttgatgattgatttattacttaaacattgataaatgtgctcattcctattggtgacacatcatttaatttgtaaatttagtttccaaatttagtctctctagcattaccttcttaaaaataaatagcTACGTACAAGGGTACAAGCCTCCACTTTAAATGAAACCAACAAAGAACAACGAAATAAGGAGGCTTCTCCAAACGAAtaaatcataatttattgacTGATATTGATTTTGAAGGCAATTAGCAAGATTTTTAATTGTATTATCCCTTGAATAATCGCCAAGGAGGTATAATCAGAAAATTTTTTGTCATCAAAATGTATGTAGTtttgttaaaaatataaaaaactgaTTTGACTGAAAAGTATACAAAATTGATTCTACATGTATTTTAAACTAATTATGTAAAAATGATCAATAATAGGTTGGACGGATTCTAGAAATAAAGGATACAAACTTATTCTATATATAATTTTGTAAAAATGGTCAATGAGGATTTGAGCTGATGACACAGATTAATTTCTTGAAAGTTGTATGGGTGCTATAATAATAAACATAATTGTTTAGGGTATGACTAATATTTTAACAAATTGTTTCCATATTTTAGGTTATTGTTTTTGTCTCTCCTAGAAATGTTTAAAAACTAGGGGAGTTGAAATACTACTAGACCCACCCCAATGTCCTATTTTCCCACCACATGATAATCCCACCCaccacataaaattaaaaaagtaaaatgttatttccccacccaccattattcccaaaataaccataattttttttaaataactctgatatatctttaaataatattataaataaataaataaaaatataaaaaatgaaagaaaatgcaaGACCTAAGACCTAGACATTCATCATCTCCTTCACACCTAATGCTGCAAAAACCCCAGATCCCCAAAccactcttcttcctctctttttttttttttttttgtcaaaaccgcAGATCTCACGTCCAATTCTCTTTTTTCTCCATTGAAGTTTCTCGCCTTCATCTAGCACACGCCCATTCCTTCTTCCAACCTTTCCGTCGATTCTAACCCATATATTTCCCAACCTCTTTCCACCAAAGATATCACaccccacccaccattatttatttattattttagtactGAATTAAATAGGGGTTTAAGAATCTTCTTTTAAAAGGATAAATATATTAttaacattttcattaaatgatgggtggggaaataagacACCGGGGTGGGAATATCTATATATTTTTGTCTCCATATGTAAGGCTTTCAAAAAACTACTTAAACAATTTAAATGCCGTTTaccaaagaaaataaacaaattaaatgtCTACCCAAATAATACGTAACAATATATCAGGGATTTGGTGGCGTGATTTTGTGAACAACCaaaatttattgatatctttTATCCTATACGGCATTATATTTCAAATTGTAAagggattttaaaattttcaattattgaAATGACCACATAGATCAAATATTGAAGCTATCAAATTAGAAGTAGTTAACAAGAAATGCAATCCTTGATTATtatatcaaatttatttttctcttatgACAAGAGAAGAATACATCAAGAGCGCAATACTTTGGCAATTGCTGCAGCCACATAAGCAACATCATGGAGAGCTTGGCTTTCGTCTTTGAAAGGACTGCCGCCGGAAAAACCTCTTTCGCATGAATCTGCGTTTGTGACGACATTAATCATGGCTAGCTCTGCTGACTTATAATCATCTTTAGGGAAAGCTTCAACGGCGTCAGGAATATGAAGATGAAAAATATCGGAGTAGTTTAATCTGCAGTTTGTTGCGGGTGTATTTCCCGGCTCTCTATCGATCAGCTCCTCGACTTGGAGATTAGCTTCGCGTGCCTTAGCCCTAACTGCATCAACCATTATGATGCCTAAGCCTTTGACATCTGCTTTGGCGCTTCGAGGGTCTGATTGAAGTGTAGAGACACAAAGATCGGGATATGGTGTTTGGTTGCATGTTTGTGCGATCAGATTGGCATCCATTGGAAAGAAGACCGTCAGCCTGTTGCAGTGGCTGGTTGGAAGAAAGACAACTAGACAAACAATTTGAATGAGAAATATCAGTGTTTTTGTTGAAGGAGAGTTCAAATTATTCatcatcttttcttttctggtgAGCACAGAAAAATAGGGTAAACTTTAGGACTTCAGTATTTTGTGGTTGGCTTATAGaatattggggggggggggggggtgggggggggcgGTATATATAGCAATACAGGAAGGCTAAACTAGGATAGAAATATCAAAACCCAATCAGAGTTATGTCAACATAATTccttaaaagttaaaataatgaaacctaaattttaataaaatgacATAAAACAAAATcccttaataaataaaatattttccttttttattttcggaTCGGATTAATCTACAAGAGCCCAGTATGAGATCTTCATCAATATTAATTGGTGGTGTCACAATCACTTTATATAGAGTAAATCAATCGGATTTTTGTACACAAGGGCCAGTTTGGTGAGTTAGCTAGGATAGGtgattttcttttgaaaatacgtacgatattcattaatcAGGTAAAATACGTACAATGAAAGGGAATAGGATGCTAACAATGGGTCTCGATAAAAATCTTACCAGGATTTCAACCTGGTCGTAGGGAAAATAAAGCATCCAGCACCAAATTAAAGAGTAAGACCTTTGTATTATCCATATGTGGTTCTTCTATTTGTTTGGATTAATTACATGGACTGGATTTAAGTCCAATTGAGTCTCATCCTTAGTGTTTCCCCAAACAATGGATTGAGATTCAAAGCTTAACCAATCTCTACCAATCTTATCTCTAAGGGCCAATCTCATCTAGCGTACAAATCGAGCTCCAAATTCTTTTACTCATGTGGAGTGTCAAAAGGATGGAGATTGGACAAGTTCTTAGAAAGAAATAATATGATTATAAACTATATTCGAATTTTTACGACTTCTTGTACAAGTGTGGATCACATTTAGAGGCTTCGCCGTATTTTTCAAAGTTAGAATTGCAATATGGAAGCAAGTGGTAAATTCTACTGATAATTAGggtattatttttcaatttattgcGTTCAACTTCAatactttttttaataaagtttAGACTAGACATTTTcgcttgtaataaaaaaaattgcgatACTAAAAATCATATTTTGAGCTTTAAATAACTCGAGCGGGTCTTTGAAGATCGAGCTCTAGCCCTTTTTGGTGAATAAATATTGTTTTGGCTACACGAGAAGCTAAAAGGAAGGATAGTTtaattatcattattattatttttaaaaaagagaaagaaaaaataggaaGGATAGATTCGTACTCTTAAAAATCAATTGCTACTTCCAAGGGGAAAAAGATTCTCCGGATCTCTTTATACATAATTCACCAAGTTCGGGATCCAAAATGtagaaatttgattcaacgccTACAactattataactttaaagggatttcctgtttgtagccgtttgatcaaatttcaacggttcgGATCACAAACTTTGTAGATCCGGATCCCTTTCCCTTACAAGGCTACATGGCTCCACTTTTACGTGAAACCAacaaagaacaatgaaattagGAGGTTTTTCAAAACGAATAAATCATGACCTATTGACTGATATATAGATTTTGGAGGCAATTAGGaagaatttgattttgtttttttatcccTTGAATAATCACCGAAGTAGTACAATAACAAATTGTTTTGTCATTCATATTTATGAAACAAATCAACGATGTTACCAAATACTATATTTATATGAGCTGTGTATTTGTCAGTGTGATTGTTTTTCTGTATGTTCCCAATACAGTTGGAGTTGTAAAATCTCTTTTAGTATGACAGCCTACAAGTATGCATGTAATTATCCAACACCCAAATAGGACGTGCATAATCTGCTAGTATTTGTagtaatttttaatttcttttgcgGTTTTAATTGTGCAATCTTtataaaagtattttttttaatatagtaAGTTTACGGTGGACAAAATCTTTGGAATGCTTATAACAATTAGCTATATACACAAATAATAAGAATTTAAATTTAGGAATttccaaacaaagaaaaaaacttgaacAAATTAAATGCCGTTGaccacaaaaattgaaaaaaataaatgtctACCCAATTAATCCGTAAGCAGCCATATAGGTAGACctgcattcgtgtcgtgttttccgtgttcgtgtcgttttcgtgtcatacccgatatcttaacgggtcgtgtcgtgtaacacccgttaaaataaacggataaaatgacccgacccgataatattaacatgtaatatgacccgacccgttatcctttaaggaaaatatattttaaaccaataaataatcaaatgaaaaacataatactaaataagtatatacatatcatattgtcacatccaaaacataaaaacgcatttttcttttaagtatattttcacttacctaaagtctttaatagttttttaattaatgtagaagtgtaaaaaaatatagaaaatatatataaacgctcgtactgacaagctttacaactttcatgaagagcttaacttcgaaattcgccactataatcatataaatcatagataaaaatttaaccgttaattgttgtttacatttacacttcattgttctcatcaaattttgtttttttcagattttgttttttgaaaacttgatctattagaggatgcaggaagatgaacggtttggatcgttgatattatattcagagttttacggttagtgaaaatattgcttgatgtttataaagtttctacaaactgtATGACtttgactcatatttcagttaatcgTAAATTTCGTGATATCAAATATTTGAACCATTCaccttcttacatccgccagatgatcatgttttataaaagaaaattaaaaaaatgaaattcagtaagaagaataaagcgtaaatgacaatcgacggttaaatataaatttaaggtttatgaattatagtgttggatttcgaagctgaccaattcatgaaaattgtaaagtttgtcactatgagtgattgtattttttttttttttacattttttacacttctactataattattattaattttattaatttttccctcaaataaaaaacattattcatgaaggtttggaggattttaaaaatctaaacaataatgtaagtgtaagcatgatctactcgtggaggaataatgatgaatcacgagtgtttatatattctttcacatttttcatacttgtatgtatgtcttcttagttcttgcctatacaaatactatattagtttattttaattttggacaacaacatgttaagtaaaatttatcctagtaatgataataaggaactcttataataaaaataaataatgactaaaactttttttttaaacttatatagaataataatacaaaactatatatttaatatagaatatattgtatatattaatatggctattgtattttataataaatcttttagtaattaaactttaaaattatcaaaataatttttttcttaacgggttacCCAtatgttacccgcgtgtatacccaTTAAGAACccattattaacgggttcttaacgggtcacccgataatgactcgataagttatcgtgttgacccaaaacccgttatttttgtgtcgtgtcagaaactgccgggtctacatataggggactttttgATATATGATTTCCGGAGGCATTTAAAAGTTGAAAAGGTTTACAAAGGTGCTTGGGCAAATACTTTTGAAGGTTTTTATGTTGTTTCAAATTTCACCTGAACAAGGGAACATGGCATTTTTATGGCTGTTATCAACGATTGAGATGTTTTAAGAGGTAGCAATGAACTCATAGTAAAAGTGTGTTTCATTTTTGTAAAGAGCAAACCGAGTTTGAATGTGATGAAGGATACTGACCATGGGCACTAatataacatcccacattgctcagggaagtggatcctataagccttatacatatattcccatctctacctagcacgaggctttttgggagctcactggcttcgggttccatcggaactccgaagttaagtgagttcgcacgagagcaatcccaggatgggtgacccactgggaagttctcgtgtgagttccaagaaacaaaaccttgagggcgtggtcagggcccaaaacggacaatatcgtgctacggcggagtcgagcccggaatGTGGTAGGGACCcgagccgagatgtgacaatttggtatcagagccaaaatCCCTGagcggaagtgtgccgacgaggacgtcgggcccctaagggggtggattgtaacatccaacatcgcccaggggagtggatcctataagccttatacgtatattcccatctctacctagcacgaggccttttgggagctcattggcttcgggttccatcggaactccgaagttaagcgaattTGTGCAAGAGCaatctcaggatgggtgacccactgagaagttctcgtgtgagttcctagaaacaaaaccgtgagggcgtggtcggggcccaaagcggacaatatcgtgctacggcggagatGTGACAACTAAACTCGCCAAACCTAGTGAAATTACAATGCTAGCATTAACAATGGATAGAAATAAATGGAAACAATTtagtttgttttcattttttttttttgaacaagcgATATTaactacactaaggggaggggtgagcttagcctcacaatgggctaataAATTGGTTCAAAATTTGCCTTTGGCAAGAgttaaacctaagacctctcactaaTCAGtgaaagaggaataccactagaccgtagtacgtAGTGGCTTAAAATAGAACGGCTTAAAATAGAAGATTTAGTAATCATTTTTTGATTTACTGAAAACTATACAAACTGATTATACTAAAAACTATATAAAACTGATTCTACATGTTTTTGAAACAgattatagaaagaaaaaaaaattatcgagGACGGGTTCGACTGATGGAATGTATGTAGTTTTGTTAAATATATACAAATGACTCTACTAAAAGTATATAAACTAATTCTTCCAAAAGGTATACAAAACTGATTTCGTAAAAATAGTCAATGAGAGGTTGGACTgatgacatatatataattttgttgAAAATACATATACAAACTGATTCTATTGAAATTATACAAATTGATCTTACTAAAAAGTACATAGTGATTCtacatatatttaaaattgattctgcaaaaatagtcGAAGATGGATTGAATTGATGGCATGTGAGTAGTGAGCACACACCTTTGAAGATCCATTATCAACGTAGCCAAAGTTCTGATCAAGATTAGAGAGTCCAAGAAACTCATCCATATAACATTGTGGAATAGTCCTAGCTGCAGAACCCCCAGTAAACGACATCCCCCCGGCAACACCGGGCAGCGTCACCTTGCACTCCACCGGCAATGGGTTTT
This window of the Malus domestica chromosome 03, GDT2T_hap1 genome carries:
- the LOC139194837 gene encoding cell wall / vacuolar inhibitor of fructosidase 1-like; this translates as MDANLIAQTCNQTPYPDLCVSTLQSDPRSAKADVKGLGIIMVDAVRAKAREANLQVEELIDREPGNTPATNCRLNYSDIFHLHIPDAVEAFPKDDYKSAELAMINVVTNADSCERGFSGGSPFKDESQALHDVAYVAAAIAKVLRS